DNA sequence from the Alphaproteobacteria bacterium genome:
AACGCCTTGCATCGCATCGCCCGCGAATTACCCCATCAAGGATTCGACGCGGAGAACTTCTCCTACAGGCCTTTCTGGAACGCGCAAGGGGGTCAGATCGCTCATCTATGGCAAGTGCGCAGAGATATGGATTTCACTCTCGGCGGCGAGCATTTTTCTTTGAAAGCTGGCGAAGAATTTCACGGCCTGAATTCCTACAAGCCGTCGGAAGGCAACATCGCCAAAGCAGCGAAGCTTGCAGGGCTTGAAGTCCTACAATTCTTCAGGAACGACAGCACTCTGCGGCTCGGGGTTCTCCACCGGCCCGCCGCGACGACCAGCCTGCCTAAATTGGCGGTGGGATAAATGTCCGCCACTCTTTATTGAATAGGGATAGCCAGTAACATTTTATGGAAACGGTTCGCAGCAGCTTGGGTTGCGTCTCATATATTGATAAATGTGAGACGCAAAAGGGTTTGTCAATAATACGTGAGACGCAACCGAGCGATGATAGTTCAACGTCGTAGGCTTAACGTCCCAACAATTCCTTCTCCAAATTTACATAAGCGTCTTGATGTTTTTGCTCTGACATCTTCTGAAGATTGAGCAGCTTCCAGCGAACCGCGGGCAAATTCTCAACATCTTGCAAGCCGAGAAGCGGCCAATCCGGCTCGCGCGACTTGAAGGACAGCAGGAAAGCTTTCTCCTGTTTGGTCAAGGAAGCGCGAAGAGTTTTGATGAACTTCTCGCGCGTTTCCTCCAGGTCGGCCACCGTGACCGGTATCGTGGTCATTCTAGCGAATTCGCCCTCGAAGATATTGCGTATGTCTTTCCGCGTCGGGGCGATCAATTCGGCGATAGGCCTGTGATGACTGATAAGGTAGACGAGGAAGGTCTTGCGTAAGTCGTCGTCGATGCCCTCGTTTTCCATGAGCAGTTTAACATCGAACAAATCCCGCGGATGCTGGCGATCCAACGCCGCGCAAAGCTTACCAGCGTACAAATCAGGCAAGGAGAGAACCAGCATCTCGCCATAGCCGAATTCCTCTTCCACAATCGGCCTGACGTCCATGGCGATAGGAGGAAACACACTTCCGCGCAACACTGGCGACAGTTCGATTTTGATGCGGGCATCCCCTTGCGTGACGAAGAGCCGCAATGCATCGGATGCTTCATGCGTGGTTAGCACCTCGCTATCCGGCAATTCCTTTTTAATATTGGCGGCTATCCGGGATAAGGCGCTGCGCGCATTCCGAAGCGCCGTCTCGCGGTCATCAAGCGGGAGATAAACGAGGTCGATATCGACCGAAAGCCGAGGAAGATCGCGAACAAACAAATTGATCGCCGTTCCGCCCTTCAAGGCAAAGCAGCTTTCTTGCCCAATTATGGGAAAGAGCCGCACGAGCAGCCGCACCTGCCGGTAATAGAGGCTGTTCCTATCCATGTGTATTCCCGGCCATTTCCTTCGGCACTGTTATCAGATATTTGGGATCAAGCTTGCCGCCTTTTACAAGCTCGCGTTTGCCCGATCCTAGTGCGCCGCTTTCCATGCTGAATTTATCGAGATCGATTTTCTTTAGCCAGGGCAATTGATTTTTTTCGGCAAGCCAAAGAAACAGGCGTTTTACTTTAACATTTTCACAGCGCGAAAGCAGCCTGTTTAGCTTGATGGGTGACAGCATAGGCAGACCTTGCATTAGCTGATTGGCATGTTCGAGAGAAGTGTTTTCCGGGACATCCATAAGCACTTCAAACATTGCGCGTTCCGGCCCTGATATCGTGAGAGGCCATTCATCCAAGCGCCATGCCCAGGGTATTGTATCTTCATAGGACTGGCCGTGCTTTGTGGAATAAACATGATTCTTGAGACCGGTCGAACGCAAGGCTTTCAATGGAAGATTCTTGTGGTGGATATAGGTTGTTTGCAACGGAAACTTGTTTATCCATTCCGGCATCTTTTCTTGGCTATAAAGGTGCACAGTTTTATGCGCCAAAGGAGATAGATAATGCGCGTGGCCTTGAAGAGTTAGAGCCGTCAACCCTCCCGGCATCACAACTTCATGCATTCTTTGTAACGAACAAACAACGCCTTCCCATGTAAGTCGCGTCGTCTCCGGCAGCTTGAATACTCCACGGACTTCAGAGGTAACAGAAACCAATTGCTCGCTCTTGATCCAATTATCAAGCGTATGGCGTTCAACGCCCCCTTTATCCATCAACCAAGAGCGCGTGACGACCAGCCCATAAGGGACAAGCTCGTGAAGGTGTTTTTGTGCCTTTTTCATGCGCACCACCAAGTTTATAAAATGCTATATTTGCGGCGAAAATCGCCGCAAAATGCAGTATCAATAAACTAACACACGGGAATTGGTTTATCAATATCTAAATTTGCGGCGAAAATCGCCGCAAATCACACGTTTATTAAACCAAATAAAGCTTGACCAATTGGGGAATTTTTTCAGATGCTGCTATTCAGGGTAGCATTCCACATAAGGGGAGCAATATGAGCAAAGAAACCTCTCTTGCTAACGAGGCATATAAAAAGTTTGCGCACGATACACTCCAACAATTGGAGAAAATTGCATTAGCGGCTCATAAAAAGCTTGCCGATTTTCAACCGCCCGGGCCAACCTCGATGGCGACCATCAATACCCTAACTTCTCCTTCCGCTGTAAGAAATTTAGACCAAATCGGCCAAGCAAGTCGGCAAAGTTACCAAGAATTATCAATAGA
Encoded proteins:
- a CDS encoding type IV toxin-antitoxin system AbiEi family antitoxin domain-containing protein, translated to MKKAQKHLHELVPYGLVVTRSWLMDKGGVERHTLDNWIKSEQLVSVTSEVRGVFKLPETTRLTWEGVVCSLQRMHEVVMPGGLTALTLQGHAHYLSPLAHKTVHLYSQEKMPEWINKFPLQTTYIHHKNLPLKALRSTGLKNHVYSTKHGQSYEDTIPWAWRLDEWPLTISGPERAMFEVLMDVPENTSLEHANQLMQGLPMLSPIKLNRLLSRCENVKVKRLFLWLAEKNQLPWLKKIDLDKFSMESGALGSGKRELVKGGKLDPKYLITVPKEMAGNTHG
- a CDS encoding nucleotidyl transferase AbiEii/AbiGii toxin family protein; the encoded protein is MDRNSLYYRQVRLLVRLFPIIGQESCFALKGGTAINLFVRDLPRLSVDIDLVYLPLDDRETALRNARSALSRIAANIKKELPDSEVLTTHEASDALRLFVTQGDARIKIELSPVLRGSVFPPIAMDVRPIVEEEFGYGEMLVLSLPDLYAGKLCAALDRQHPRDLFDVKLLMENEGIDDDLRKTFLVYLISHHRPIAELIAPTRKDIRNIFEGEFARMTTIPVTVADLEETREKFIKTLRASLTKQEKAFLLSFKSREPDWPLLGLQDVENLPAVRWKLLNLQKMSEQKHQDAYVNLEKELLGR